GACCAGAGTCGTCTGCGTCAGCACATGGTGATTTTTGTTGACGGAAAAACAATCGTCGACCGCGTGCATCTGAGCGATGCGATCTCACCCGACAGTGAGATTTATGTGATGCAGGCACTCTCCGGCGGCTAATCATTTCTGATTTCTTTGCGACCACAACATCCTGATTGAAAGGTGCCTGTTATGAGTGCTTCGGTTCATCTTGCCACGCGGAAAGGTCTGTTTCGCTTTGATCGCGGTCCCAGTGGCTGGGAGATGAGCCGACATGATTTCGTCGGCGAAAATGTCTCGATGGTCTTGCATGACTCGCGGGACGAAAAAACGTACGCCGCACTGAACCATGGTCATTTTGGTGTGAAGCTGCATCGCAGTACCGACGGAGGTGAGAACTGGGAAGAGTGTCCCGTGCCCGTCTACCCGGAAGGAGCTACTAAAGCGGCGGACCCCTTTTCCCCAGATAGTGAACCGAAACCTGCCAGCCTGAATGAAATCTGGTCGCTCGAAGCGGGCGGCGCGGATCAGCCGGGACGGCTCTGGTGTGGTACGATTCCCGGCGGCCTGTTTCGTTCCGACGATTGTGGCTCCAGCTGGCAGCTGGTGGAAAGTTTGTGGGATCTTCCTGAACGACAAGAATGGTTTGGTGGCGGTAAAGATGATCCGGGCATTCATTCGATTTGCGTGCATCCGGAAAACAGTCAACGCGTGGCGATCGGGATATCCTGTGGCGGCGTGTGGGTGACAGACAATGATGGAGCAAGCTGGACCCTGAAAGCAGACGGCATGCACGCGGAATATATGCCCCCCGATCAGGCCGGTAACCCCAATATTCAAGACGCCCATCGGATGGTTCAGTCACCGTCTGACCCTGATACTTATTGGATACAGCATCATAATGGCGTGTTCCGCACGACCGACGGCGCCAATTCATGGCAGGAAGTAACCGGTATTCAGCCCGCAAAATTTGGTTTCGCGGTCGTCGTTCATCCCAGGCAGCCTGAGACCGCCTGGTTTGTTCCCGGTGTCAAAGATGAGTGCCGCGTGCCTGTGGACGGAGAGTTTGTGGTTGCCCGCACGATCGACGGCGGCGTGACAACAGAAGTACTCACCAAAGGCCTACCCGGGAAACAGAGTTTTGACATCGTGTATCGACACGCGTTAGACATCGATGAAACGGGCGATGTCCTTGCCGTTGGATCCACGACGGGCAATCTCTGGATTTCAGCAAACGGCGGCGATGCATGGCAAGTCATTTCAAATTACCTGCCACCAGTTTATTGTGTGCGGTTTGTGAAATCATAAGCAGGAAAAAAAGAGTGTCACTTCTCACTGTTTGATTGCTGTTGTTTGCGACAACCCCGAATTTCATTCGGGGCTACCCGATAAGACTCATCGTGCTTTGTATCGACTTGCATCAGCACTGACTGGACTAAATAGCAATCCTACAGTGGCACACGAAAGTATTTCTCAGGATAGCTCGACGATTGGTTTTCCCTTGGGGAGAATCGGCATGGGGCGGCCGCTGTGGTCGAGGAAGGCGTGGTTCTGATCAATGCCCAGGAAACGATAGACGGTGGAGAGTAGATCGTTCGGATCCAGTTTGTTGTCTTTGGCGTATGCGCCGTTTGAGGTAGTTGAACCGATAACCTGGCCCATTTTCATGCCGCCGCCCGAAACCAGGACTGACATTGAACCAGGCCAGTGGTCGCGACCAGGCTGCATGACTTTGGAACGGGTTCCTTTTTGCGGGTTGATGCGCGGCGTACGACCAAATTCGCCCGAGACAATCACCATCACTTTTTTATCCAGGCCCCGTTCGTAGATATCTTCAATCAAAGCGGAAACGGCACGATCGAAGATCGGGAGGCGGCCTCGCAGATCGTCATACAGGTGACCATTCACCGCGTGAATATCCCAGTTGCCGGCACAGCCTTTGACCCCCGGGTTCTGCATCTGCATTGTCACGAAACTGCTACCGGCTTCAACCAGTCGACGGGCCAGCAGAGCACGCTGGCCCCATTTGTGACGACCGTATTTATCGCGGGTGGCGTCACTTTCCTGCGAGATGTCGAATGCGTTACGGGCGCGATCACTGGTCAACATTTCCAGAGCACGCGTGTTGAACTTGTCGATGGACTTTAGCGAACCGTTCTGGTCGAGGTCGCGGCGCATCTGGTCGAATGAAGTGAGCAGCGTCACCCGATCATCAAGGCGGTCCTTGAGCTTATCGTCGATGGTGATGTTCGGCACCCGAAAGTTGGGAAGGTTCGGGTCGGAACCGACCACGAATGGTAAAGCCGACTCACCCAGATAGGAACTTCCGCCGCCATGCACGCGCGGTTGATTTCCGATATAATTCGGAAGTCCGTTATTCACATGATCGCGCATTTTAGAAACGATGGGACCGATCGTCGGAAATTGCGAAATCGGCTCGAGTGGTCTTAACGGATCACGGCCTGAAAGAAACCGCCCTGCACCACCGGCATGATTGGCAAAGCCGTGTGAGATGGAACGGATGATGGTGAAGCGGTCTGCCACCTTCGCATGCAAGGGTAAGTGTTCGCAGATATCGATGCCCGGAACGTTGGTATGAATCGGATTGAATTCTCCTCGATATTCCACCGGCGCGTTTGGCTTCATATCGTAGGTTTCCATATGGCTCGGGCCACCCTGCAACCAAATGAGAATCACCGAGGTATCCGGCGTGGTCTTCGCAGGAGAAGCAGAGGCCTCTCGCAGCCGGAGTAAATCGCTTAATCCCAAACCACCCAGCGTGAGAAATCCTGCCTGGAGGAAAGAACGCCTTGATTGAGTTACCTGGATCGAGTTTGCGGGACGACTCATGCTTAACACCTCGACTCGCTGCATTGATTAAGGAAGGATCGATTGTGGTGGGACTCAACTTCGATTGCTACGCTGTGCCTCTTTATTCAATTCGGCAACGCACGACAAACGGATTCATTTAAATAATCACTTATATATCATACCAATCAGAAATCACTCCCGCAAACCTTTCCTGACAGAAAGGTCATTTCGATAAAGACCGTATCATCCTACAACCCTATCCTGTTTATTTGATTAGACTTAGATGCCATCAACGCCCTTTAAACAAGAGCCACGTCACTTTGTGAGTATCTGCCTGGCTGAAACAGCAGCCCAATTGATACAACCGAAACAGGCTCTGTAACCTGTTTTACCAAGACAACTAACGTGAATGTCTCTGCACGAAAATTGGATTCTGAGCAGGAAATGACTCGTTATTGTACTGGAGAGAAGATAGAATTAACCGCAAATCAGTTCTTGAATTTCCAGAACGAACATTGGGCGTACGAGGTGCGTCTACATGTCAGACCGTTTTGGTAAGCGGGAATTGGTGATCAACACTGAAGTCGGATTCCCCCTTGGAATCGCGCTGGTTGATCATTTGAAACGAATTATTTGAGACCTTAGAGATCATCGAAACAGAAGGGTGAAACAGTGGCCACTGCCAACGAAAAAGAGACGCAAACTACGACAATCAATGGCGCTGAGATTCTGGTTCAGGCATTGGTGCGGCAGGGCGTGAAGACGATCTTTGCATATCCCGGCGGCTGTAGCATGCCCCTGCATCAGGCATTGATTAAATATAAAGACGACATTCGAACTCTGCTGCCTCGTCACGAACAGGGTGGCGGTTTTGCTGCCCAGGGAATTGCCCGCACCACAGGTGAAGTCGGAGTCTGCATGGCGACCAGTGGTCCCGGTGCAACCAACCTCGTGACCGCGCTGGCTGATGCGAAGCTGGACAGCATCCCCATGGTGGCAATTACCGGACAGGTACCACAGGCTGTCATCGGCAGCGATGCGTTTCAGGAAACGCCGATGGTTGAAATTTCCCGGGCAATCACCAAACATCATTACATGGTGACCGATGTGAAAGATGTCGCCCGGATTGTGAAGGAAGCCTTTTTCATCGCGAATACCGGCCGTCCCGGCCCGGTTCTAATCGACTTCCCGAAAGACTGCCAGTTGGCCACGCTCGATGAAGAGCCGGATTACGATCCCGAGCCTTATCTGCCCGGTTATCGTCCTGAATTGCGTAAAGCGGCCCCAGAACAGATTCGTCAGATTCTGGCAGCTATCAAACGCTCCAAAAAACCGATGCTCTATGTTGGTGGTGGAGCGATCATTTCCGACGCTTCTGAAGAGCTGGTTAAGTTTGCCCACCGCACAAATATTCCTGTGACCACGACTGTAATGGGACTGGGAGTATTCCCCGGCGATGATCCGTTGTGCCTGGACATGCTGGGGATGCATGGAACAGTCTACGCGAACTATGCCGTCAATGAAGCCGACTTGCTGCTGGCCTTTGGTGTGCGGTTTGATGACCGTGTTACCGGAAAACTGGAAGAGTTCGCCAAGCATGGCAAGATCGTGCACGTTGATATCGATCCTTCCGAATTACAGAAAAACAAAGAAGCCCACATTCCGATCAACGCAGACTTGAAACATGTTCTGCATTCGTTGAACGAAGCCATTACCGATGACGACCTGCCTCAGGTTGACAGCTGGCTGGCTCAGGTCAAAGCGTGGAAAGAAAAGTACCCGCTGAAATATCCGGAACTGGGCGACGTACTCTCGCAGCAGTATGCGATTCACGAGCTCTGGAACCAGACCAAAGACAAAGACCCGTACATCACCGTTGGCGTTGGTCAGCATCAGATGTGGGCGGCACAGTTCTATAAGTTCAACAAACCGCGTCACTGGCTCAGTAGTTCTGGCCTGGGAACGATGGGCTTTGGTCTGCCCGCCGCGATGGGAGTGCAGGCACAGTTCCCGGATTCGCTGGTAGTCGACATTGACGGCGACGGTTCGATGCTGATGAACGTGCAGGAAATGGCCACGCTGCATACGGAAAAACTGCCGGTTAAAATTCTGCTGCTGAATAACCAGCACCTGGGAATGGTGGTTCAGTGGGAAGACCGTTTCATGGATGGGCGTCGCGCTCATACCTATCTCGGCCCCGTGCATCACCCCGAAGCAGAAGGCAAAGGCGATGGTTCGCATGCCGAGGAAACCTATCCGGACTTCGTCTCGATCGCCAAAGGTTTTGGCCTCCAGGCAAAACAGGTTCGTTCAAAAGCAGAGTTCCCGAAAGCACTGGCAGAAATGCTGGCGGCAGACGGCCCTTATCTATTGGACGTCATCTGCACCTACCAGGAACATGTGTTACCAATGATTCCCAGTGGCGGCACCGTGAACGACATCATTATTGAGTGACCTGATGCACGACCGGGACGAAACCGTCTCGGTCGCTGTTTTTTCAACTCGATGATCGGCTGAGATCAGGCTGCTTGTAGTGGATATAGTTCGATCCTTCATCAGGAGTGACAATTATGTTATTTGCTGCGCAGATTCCTCAAGAATCCGGATACCTTGTCGGCTGGGGCTCACTGGCTTTAATTAACGCAGGCCTGGCACAAGGAAAAAACCGGGGTGGATTGAACTGGTTTCTGATTTCCCTCCTGCTGGGGCCAGTTGCCACGTTCATTTTAGTCGCACTTTGCGAAAAGTTGCCTGGCTCTCCTTAAAGTCAAAAAAAATCGCCTCGCAAGGGTGGAGATCAATTCTCACCAGCAGATAAAATGAAAGTCTCTGAACTTACATTCTGCATCTATGCGAGGAAATCATGAGCCAGCAGAGACAAATTGGCGTCACCGTGTTACCAGAGTACCTGCAGTATGAGGGAGTCGAAGCCGTACTCGACAATCTTATGCAGCGTGCAGGAGTTACCGCGGTTGCGACTTCGCCTTATGTGATGCAACTGGCCGACGAGCAGACCGGAGTCCGCGAACCGCCGGCCGATGCCGGCGCCGGCAAAGTTCGCCTGCTGGACCGTCCGCTCTGGCAAAACAAACGCGAACTATGGGTTAAAACCTCCCCCAGCTTTATCCCCGATGAATCGCTGTATGCCGGTTTGCGGTACCAGCCGGCCAAGCCTGACGAACTCACTCGTGACGCGGGGCATGTTGTCGCTGATTTCATCCAGGCGGCACATGACCGCGATTTGGAAGTCTACTTTCAGGTGCAAGCGGCGATTCCGCCCGGATACCGCGTACAATTTGGTGGGCCGATCGAAGATGATATTCCACGTTTGCCCGATGGTTCTCTGCCACGTAAACGTGTGGCGAATAACGGCAGTCTGGCCAGCCCGCATATCATTGATTATCAACATGCTTTCATTCGGGACCTGCTCAAACACTATCCCGATATCGACGGGATTCGCTTTGACTGGCCGGAATACCCGCCTTATTTTCTGGATTCCGCTTTTTTTGATTTCAGCGATCATGCCAAAGCAGCCGCCGACCGGCTGGGATACCTTTTCGACCAGATGCAGTCTGACGCGCAGTCCCTGTATCAAAAACTGAATGGCGGCCTGACCAACTTTGACCTGGAAAACTGGCTTTCGGAAGACAATCAGGCTGCGAATTTTCCTATCTGGCTGAATGACCATTACCCGGGTGCCTCTGCCATGATGTTAATGAAGGCGCAGCTTTCCAAGGAGTTGCTGGCAGGGTTTCGTCAGACGATGAACGAAGTAGGCAAACCCGAAATCGAACTGGCCCCCAGTGCATTTCCGCCTCCCTGGTCAATCATTTCCGGAATGAATTATTCACTCGCAGCAAAGCATTGCAATTCTGTCAGCGTCAAACTGTACGGGATGCACTGGTCGATGATTCTGCGGTCTTATGGCGATCAATTGCTGGCCGCCAATCCCGGGATCTCCGAATCGTTACTGGTCCGTGCGCTGTTCAAGTTTCTCGACATTGCCGATTCCGAACCACCAGCACGACTGGCTGAAATCTATTATCCCGGCCCTGATGAACCACACCTGACCGGGCCGCATGCCCAGGAACGAAAAATCGCTGCGGCGCGCAAGCTGGCTCGGCCGATGCCCATTTATGCACTCGCACATGGATATGGTCCAACGGAGGATTTTCGTACCCGTATGCAGGTGGCGACCGACATCAGCCCCGATGGAGTCTGGGTTAATCGCTATTGTTATCTGAATGATGAAAAACTCGATATCATCGGGCAATGCGCAGTCGGCTGTACAACATAACCGGAAAGTTTTCAGAAAAACCGATCCTTGGCGTTATCTTCATTCAAATCCCCGCGCCAGACATTACTATAGCCGTACACTCATTCTATTCCGTATCGATGATCCAGGAGGGAGCTAATCATGCTACACGGCCAGAAAAAAACACATGACGACGATGTCAATTCCGTCATCACCCCCGCTTATGGCGGTCGCTATATTCGGGAACCGATTCCCAAATACCTGATGCCTCAAGAAGGGCTGCCTCCAAAAGTCGCCTATAACCTGATTCG
This window of the Gimesia fumaroli genome carries:
- a CDS encoding WD40/YVTN/BNR-like repeat-containing protein; this translates as MSASVHLATRKGLFRFDRGPSGWEMSRHDFVGENVSMVLHDSRDEKTYAALNHGHFGVKLHRSTDGGENWEECPVPVYPEGATKAADPFSPDSEPKPASLNEIWSLEAGGADQPGRLWCGTIPGGLFRSDDCGSSWQLVESLWDLPERQEWFGGGKDDPGIHSICVHPENSQRVAIGISCGGVWVTDNDGASWTLKADGMHAEYMPPDQAGNPNIQDAHRMVQSPSDPDTYWIQHHNGVFRTTDGANSWQEVTGIQPAKFGFAVVVHPRQPETAWFVPGVKDECRVPVDGEFVVARTIDGGVTTEVLTKGLPGKQSFDIVYRHALDIDETGDVLAVGSTTGNLWISANGGDAWQVISNYLPPVYCVRFVKS
- a CDS encoding DUF1501 domain-containing protein gives rise to the protein MSRPANSIQVTQSRRSFLQAGFLTLGGLGLSDLLRLREASASPAKTTPDTSVILIWLQGGPSHMETYDMKPNAPVEYRGEFNPIHTNVPGIDICEHLPLHAKVADRFTIIRSISHGFANHAGGAGRFLSGRDPLRPLEPISQFPTIGPIVSKMRDHVNNGLPNYIGNQPRVHGGGSSYLGESALPFVVGSDPNLPNFRVPNITIDDKLKDRLDDRVTLLTSFDQMRRDLDQNGSLKSIDKFNTRALEMLTSDRARNAFDISQESDATRDKYGRHKWGQRALLARRLVEAGSSFVTMQMQNPGVKGCAGNWDIHAVNGHLYDDLRGRLPIFDRAVSALIEDIYERGLDKKVMVIVSGEFGRTPRINPQKGTRSKVMQPGRDHWPGSMSVLVSGGGMKMGQVIGSTTSNGAYAKDNKLDPNDLLSTVYRFLGIDQNHAFLDHSGRPMPILPKGKPIVELS
- the ilvB gene encoding biosynthetic-type acetolactate synthase large subunit, whose product is MATANEKETQTTTINGAEILVQALVRQGVKTIFAYPGGCSMPLHQALIKYKDDIRTLLPRHEQGGGFAAQGIARTTGEVGVCMATSGPGATNLVTALADAKLDSIPMVAITGQVPQAVIGSDAFQETPMVEISRAITKHHYMVTDVKDVARIVKEAFFIANTGRPGPVLIDFPKDCQLATLDEEPDYDPEPYLPGYRPELRKAAPEQIRQILAAIKRSKKPMLYVGGGAIISDASEELVKFAHRTNIPVTTTVMGLGVFPGDDPLCLDMLGMHGTVYANYAVNEADLLLAFGVRFDDRVTGKLEEFAKHGKIVHVDIDPSELQKNKEAHIPINADLKHVLHSLNEAITDDDLPQVDSWLAQVKAWKEKYPLKYPELGDVLSQQYAIHELWNQTKDKDPYITVGVGQHQMWAAQFYKFNKPRHWLSSSGLGTMGFGLPAAMGVQAQFPDSLVVDIDGDGSMLMNVQEMATLHTEKLPVKILLLNNQHLGMVVQWEDRFMDGRRAHTYLGPVHHPEAEGKGDGSHAEETYPDFVSIAKGFGLQAKQVRSKAEFPKALAEMLAADGPYLLDVICTYQEHVLPMIPSGGTVNDIIIE